In Candidatus Epulonipiscium viviparus, one DNA window encodes the following:
- a CDS encoding NUDIX hydrolase, producing MIETVSCGGVVIYKGKLLILYKDYKNKYVGWVLPKGTVEIGETHQVTAVREVKEESGVNANIVKYVGTSQYSFQGNDDVINKSVHWYLMKTTSFYTKPQREEYFLDAGFYKYHEAYHLLKFSDERYVLKKAYNAYLELRKNNQWFSKDEGSFYYKQN from the coding sequence ATGATAGAAACTGTCAGTTGTGGAGGAGTGGTTATCTATAAAGGAAAGCTACTGATTCTTTATAAAGATTATAAAAATAAATATGTAGGATGGGTGCTTCCTAAAGGAACTGTAGAGATAGGAGAGACTCATCAGGTGACGGCTGTGAGAGAAGTGAAAGAAGAATCTGGGGTAAATGCAAATATTGTTAAGTATGTTGGGACAAGTCAATATTCATTTCAGGGAAATGATGATGTGATAAATAAAAGTGTTCATTGGTACTTAATGAAGACGACCAGTTTCTATACTAAACCACAAAGAGAGGAATATTTTTTGGATGCAGGATTTTATAAATATCATGAGGCGTATCATTTATTAAAATTTTCAGACGAAAGATATGTACTAAAAAAAGCTTATAATGCGTATTTGGAATTGCGAAAAAATAATCAATGGTTTAGTAAAGATGAAGGAAGTTTTTATTATAAGCAAAACTAG